The Streptomyces sp. NBC_01142 genomic interval CAGCTCATGGCGGACCCGCCCGACCGTGCCGAAGGCGCCGTAGGCATTGACCAGGTGGAGCGGGTCGAAGGACCGGTTCATCGCCTGTCGTCGGGAGAGCAGATTGACCGCCGGGCGGTAGCTCAGCGCCAGCAGCAGGGCGGCGACGGCGATCACGACGATCTCGTACCAGAGCGGCGGGGCGGGCAGCGCGGGCGGGTCCGCGATCAGCGAGCCGTCCACGGCGGACAGCGCGAGCACGATCGTGATCCAGTTCAGCCAGGCGAAGTTGCCGGAGAGCACCAGCCACAGCTGGGTCAGCACGATCATGCCCGCCGCGGCGCTCGCGACGGGCTGCGGTGTGAAGAGCAGGACGGGGACGAGAAGTTGGGTCACATGGTTGGCTCCGACCTCCACCCGGTGGAAGGGCCCGGGGAGATGGTGGAAGAACCAGCTCAGCGGGCCGGGCATCGGCTGTGTCTCGTGGTGGTAGTAGAGGCAGGTGAGGTTGCGCCAGCACTCGTCTCCGCGGATTTTGATCAGCCCCGCGCCGAACTCCACCCGGAACAGCACCCAGCGCAGCAGCCACAGCACCAGGACGGGGGGAGCCGTGCGCTCATTGCCGAGAAAGACGGCGAGAAAGCCCGTCTCGAGGAGAAGCGACTCCCAGCCGAAGCCGTACCAGGTCTGTCCGACATTGACGATCGACAGATACAGCACCCACGGCACAGCCCACCATGCCATCGCGGCCCACAGGGGGATCCGGTCGGCCGCGCCCGCGACCAGCGCCGCCGAGAGCAGACAGCCGGCCCATGCGACGAGGGCGAAGAACCGGTCGGAGTAGTGCAGTCGGAACAGACTCGGCGCGGCGCGCGGCGGCACCCGCCGCAGATATGCGGGCACCGGCAGCATGCCCCGCTCGCCGATCAGCGCCCGGAACTGCAGGGCGGCGGTGAGAAAGGCGATCAGATAGACACCGGCCAGAGCCCGCTGGAAAACCAGCCGGCTCAGCCAGTAGTCGCCGTCGCTGAACCACTCCATTGAGTCCAGTATCAGGTCGTGGCGATCCGCCGCAGTGTGTGACCGAGCCGCCGGGCGTACCACTTCTGCAGTACGGGCACGAGCGGACCCGCGAGGCGGGTGTACCAGGTCACCGGGCGGCTGAAGGCCATGACGGTGAACCACACCGACCCGTCGTCCCGGATGTCGACGATGAACGACTCCTCGCCGCACTCGGGGTGCCCGGCCAGAGTGCCGTATGCGAAGCCCGTACGGTCCTTCTCGTACGCCGTCCAGATCACCTCGCACGGCACGCTCAGCCGCAGCGGCCCGATGCCGGCCGAGATCTCGACCCGGGTGCCCGCCTCGGCGCGCTCCGCCCGGGCGCGGACCCGGGCGCCCGACAGACGGTGCATCCGCCAGGTGGTGACCGCCGCCCCCGCCGCCTCGAAGGCGGCGCGCCCACGGCCGATCCGGGCGGTGTGGTGGAGGTGGTGGTAGCCGTCGGGCAGCGGGCCGAGCCGGGTGGCGCCGGTCTCGGGGTAGGTGAGGGTGCTGATGTGGCTCACGCCGTGATCTCCTTGAGTCGTTGCCGGGCCAGCACCGAGCAGAGCGCGAAGCCGAGGGCGTTGCCGAGGCCGTGGGTGGCGGCCATCCAGGTCAGGGTGGGGTGGGGGAGTCCGGTGGCTTCGCCGAGCGCCCAGCTCAGGGCGAGCAGCATGGTGGCCACCAGTGCGGCGGCCGAGACGGCCAGCAGTACGCGGGTGAACCGGTTCCGTCCGCCTGCCCGGACATCGCGCCAGGTGAGCAGGGCGACGGTCCACATCCCCGCGGTCAGGACGAGCGCTCCCACCAGCTCGGCCCAGTCGTCGAGGAAGTAGCCGGCGAGGACCAGCAGGGTGCCCAGCGGCACGCTGAGCGCCGCGAAATGCCCGGCCGGTCCGGGTGCCGCCCTGCAGACCAGGCCCGCCACCAGCGCGGCGGCGAAGCCGGCGAAGTGGAAGTGCGGCACGGTCAGCGCCAGGATCGGCAGGCTGAAACCGAAGAGTTCGTGGCCCGAGCGTTCCGCGATCAGTGCGAGGCCGGCGACCGACGGTGTCACCAGAGCGGTGAGCACCGCGATTTCGGCCGGTGCGAGCGAGCGTGTGCGGGCGAGCCGCCGTGGGGCCTGCAGCGCGAGAACCAGCGTGCCGAGCGCGTACACGGCGGCGAGTACGGCCGCGATCGTCGATCGCGGAAGCCAGAGAGCGACCGCTCCCGGGACGGCGAAGAGCGGCCAGGTCCGCCGAATGGGTGCGAGCCCGTCGGTGTCGATGAGACGGAGTCCGGCCGGCACGACCACCAGCATGCCGAGCATCACGATCAGGTTGACCAGTACGGACATCTCCGCCCCACCCCTGGGTTTGAACGTGTTCAATTCCTTGGAGCCGAGCCTATGCCCTTACTTGAACGTGTTCAAGTAGCGGGGGTTGCGGGAGTCCGGCAGATATGGAGGGACATTTCGGATGGAAAGGCGGGAGATCTTCGTGCGCTCACCGATTCGTCGCGGGTACGGTGCCGTCGCGCTGTCCGCCACGCTGTCTGTCGGGCTGCTGGTTGCCGGATGTGGCGGCGACGGCAGCGCGGCGGAATCGGCGGATGTCTTCCTCCAGCCGGCCGCGGTCCAGGGCCCCGATCCGTACACCGCATCGACGGTGGGATCGCGCGCGGTCTCCCCTCAGCTCCCGCCCCTGCCCCGGTCGTCGAGCGCGCGGAGCAGGCCGCCCGGAGTGACGCAGGCGGTGCGCACCTTCTCCGGCGCGACACCCGGCCTGTACGGCGGCACGCAGTCGCTCGCCAGCTGCGACGTGGAGAAGCAGGTCCGCTTCCTCAGCGGCGACCGGGCCAAGGCGCGTGCCTTCGCCGAGGGCGCGGCGGTCGAACAGGCGGACATCGCGAGCTTCCTGCGGGCGCTGACGCCCGTCGCGCTGCGCGCCGACACCCGCGTCACCCACCACGGATACCGCAAGGGAGCCGTCACCGAATACCAGTCCGTGCTCCAGGCCGGCACGGCCGTACTGGTGGACCAGTACGGTGCGCCGCGCGTGAGATGCGCCTGCGGGAATCCGTTGGAGCCGGCGGTCGCCGTCGAAGGCAGGGTGGTCCAGAAGGGGCAGCCGTGGAGGGGCTACCGCCCCGAACGGGTGATCGTCATCAAGCCCACCGCACAGGTCATCACCAACCTTGTGATCGTCAATGACGTCGACAACACCTGGATCGAGCGGCAGACCGGGACGGATGGCGAGGAGGACAGGGCCCCCGCCGTGCTCCCGCTCGTCGACCCGCGTGACGTGTTCAGCGAGCCGTCGCTCGCCGGTTCGCTCGACCCCGGTGAGTCGGCCGGCCCGGGCGACCCGGGCGGCGGTCCGAAGACCGCGGGGCCGGCGCTGCCGGCGCGTCCACCCGTCGCGCCGCCGGTGGCCCCGCCCGTCGCCCCGGATCTGCCCCCGGAGGTGCCCCTCGACCCGCCCGTCGCTCCGGACCTGCCCCTCGAGCCGCCCATGGCCCTGGATCTGCCCCCGGAAGTGCCCCTCGAGCCCGAAGTGACCTTGGAGGAGGATCTGCCGCAGTCCGATCCCGGCGGCC includes:
- a CDS encoding lipase maturation factor family protein, whose amino-acid sequence is MEWFSDGDYWLSRLVFQRALAGVYLIAFLTAALQFRALIGERGMLPVPAYLRRVPPRAAPSLFRLHYSDRFFALVAWAGCLLSAALVAGAADRIPLWAAMAWWAVPWVLYLSIVNVGQTWYGFGWESLLLETGFLAVFLGNERTAPPVLVLWLLRWVLFRVEFGAGLIKIRGDECWRNLTCLYYHHETQPMPGPLSWFFHHLPGPFHRVEVGANHVTQLLVPVLLFTPQPVASAAAGMIVLTQLWLVLSGNFAWLNWITIVLALSAVDGSLIADPPALPAPPLWYEIVVIAVAALLLALSYRPAVNLLSRRQAMNRSFDPLHLVNAYGAFGTVGRVRHELVVEGTDETVLHEGTVWREYTFKGKPTDVRRMPRQFAPYHLRLDWMMWFAALSPVYARSWFGPFVERLLDGDRDTLRLLGRNPFPDAPPTYVRARLYRYRYTTWRELRATGAWWHRTYVREFLRPTRLF
- a CDS encoding DUF1990 family protein, yielding MSTLTYPETGATRLGPLPDGYHHLHHTARIGRGRAAFEAAGAAVTTWRMHRLSGARVRARAERAEAGTRVEISAGIGPLRLSVPCEVIWTAYEKDRTGFAYGTLAGHPECGEESFIVDIRDDGSVWFTVMAFSRPVTWYTRLAGPLVPVLQKWYARRLGHTLRRIATT
- a CDS encoding YndJ family protein translates to MSVLVNLIVMLGMLVVVPAGLRLIDTDGLAPIRRTWPLFAVPGAVALWLPRSTIAAVLAAVYALGTLVLALQAPRRLARTRSLAPAEIAVLTALVTPSVAGLALIAERSGHELFGFSLPILALTVPHFHFAGFAAALVAGLVCRAAPGPAGHFAALSVPLGTLLVLAGYFLDDWAELVGALVLTAGMWTVALLTWRDVRAGGRNRFTRVLLAVSAAALVATMLLALSWALGEATGLPHPTLTWMAATHGLGNALGFALCSVLARQRLKEITA
- a CDS encoding DUF6777 domain-containing protein; the protein is MRSPIRRGYGAVALSATLSVGLLVAGCGGDGSAAESADVFLQPAAVQGPDPYTASTVGSRAVSPQLPPLPRSSSARSRPPGVTQAVRTFSGATPGLYGGTQSLASCDVEKQVRFLSGDRAKARAFAEGAAVEQADIASFLRALTPVALRADTRVTHHGYRKGAVTEYQSVLQAGTAVLVDQYGAPRVRCACGNPLEPAVAVEGRVVQKGQPWRGYRPERVIVIKPTAQVITNLVIVNDVDNTWIERQTGTDGEEDRAPAVLPLVDPRDVFSEPSLAGSLDPGESAGPGDPGGGPKTAGPALPARPPVAPPVAPPVAPDLPPEVPLDPPVAPDLPLEPPMALDLPPEVPLEPEVTLEEDLPQSDPGGLNLGEEPSEPDSFQG